Proteins encoded within one genomic window of Ideonella dechloratans:
- a CDS encoding TerC family protein, which produces MPLFSPEWFSALLAIVLIDLILAGDNAIVIALAARSLPAHLQRKAIVWGTVGAIGIRALMTLVVVWLLKIPGLMLVGGLGLVWIAYKLLAPGESSDSHEGGGATTLWGALKTIIVADALMGVDNVLGVAGAAHGAFDLVVIGLLISVPIVVWGSSVVLKLVDRFPSITYLGAGVLAWTAAKMMVGEPALRDVFTAHPWTSWVLQAGVVAGVLAAGGWAGRKLRDKTLAA; this is translated from the coding sequence ATGCCGCTCTTCTCCCCCGAATGGTTCTCGGCCCTGCTGGCCATTGTCCTGATCGACCTGATCCTGGCCGGCGACAACGCCATCGTCATCGCCCTGGCCGCCCGCAGCCTGCCCGCCCACCTGCAACGCAAGGCCATCGTCTGGGGCACCGTCGGCGCCATCGGCATCCGCGCGCTGATGACGCTGGTGGTGGTCTGGCTGCTCAAGATCCCCGGCCTGATGCTGGTCGGCGGTCTGGGCCTGGTCTGGATCGCCTACAAGCTGCTGGCCCCCGGCGAGAGCAGTGACAGCCACGAGGGCGGCGGCGCCACCACGCTGTGGGGCGCGCTCAAGACCATCATCGTGGCCGACGCCCTGATGGGCGTGGACAACGTGCTGGGCGTGGCCGGTGCCGCTCACGGCGCCTTCGACCTGGTGGTCATCGGTCTGCTGATCAGCGTGCCCATCGTGGTCTGGGGCAGCAGCGTGGTGCTGAAGCTGGTGGACCGCTTCCCGTCCATCACCTACCTCGGCGCCGGCGTGCTGGCCTGGACGGCCGCCAAGATGATGGTGGGCGAGCCCGCCCTGCGCGACGTCTTCACCGCCCACCCCTGGACAAGCTGGGTGCTGCAGGCCGGGGTGGTGGCCGGCGTGCTGGCCGCCGGTGGTTGGGCAGGCCGCAAGCTTCGCGACAAGACCTTGGCCGCCTGA
- a CDS encoding MBL fold metallo-hydrolase, protein MSLRVLGCSGSIAAGCRTTSFLVDEDILIDAGTGVGDLPLDELARIDHILLSHSHLDHVLGLPLLADSVMRRRAGQPPIQVHALPATLAVLREHVFNNLLWPDFTRLPHPRHPVLSLHEISTGQHLVLGRRERHIEVLPARHSVPAVGFGVEGAQGWWIYTGDTGPNPALHPLLANRPVQHLVIEIAFSEAERSVAADSLHHCPSTLAAELAHVPAGARVHLTHIKPGEMPAVLGDLTERLPGLALHPLTAGDRLDWD, encoded by the coding sequence ATGAGCCTGCGCGTCCTCGGCTGCTCCGGCTCGATCGCGGCGGGCTGCCGCACCACCTCGTTCTTGGTGGACGAGGACATCCTGATCGACGCCGGCACCGGCGTGGGCGACCTGCCCCTGGACGAACTGGCCCGCATCGACCACATCCTGCTGAGCCACTCGCACCTGGACCATGTGCTGGGCCTGCCCCTGCTGGCCGACAGCGTGATGCGCCGCCGCGCCGGCCAGCCGCCCATCCAGGTCCATGCCTTGCCGGCCACCCTGGCCGTGCTGCGCGAGCATGTGTTCAACAACCTGCTCTGGCCGGATTTCACCCGCCTGCCGCACCCGCGCCACCCCGTCCTGAGCCTGCACGAGATCAGCACCGGCCAGCACCTGGTGCTGGGCCGGCGCGAGCGCCACATCGAGGTGCTGCCCGCCCGCCACAGCGTGCCGGCCGTGGGCTTCGGCGTGGAGGGCGCGCAGGGCTGGTGGATCTACACCGGCGACACCGGCCCCAACCCCGCCCTGCACCCGCTGCTGGCCAACCGCCCGGTGCAGCACCTGGTCATCGAGATCGCCTTCTCCGAAGCCGAGCGCAGCGTGGCGGCCGACAGCCTGCACCACTGCCCCTCCACGCTGGCGGCCGAACTGGCCCATGTGCCGGCCGGCGCCCGGGTGCACCTCACCCACATCAAGCCCGGCGAAATGCCCGCCGTGCTGGGCGACTTGACCGAGCGCCTGCCCGGCCTGGCGCTGCACCCGCTCACCGCAGGCGACCGGCTGGACTGGGATTGA
- a CDS encoding CHASE2 domain-containing protein → MALPRPGAAFWAGLGLAGLGLWHALLAPLPLLARLEQVTEDWRQQLRSQPVTPHPDIAIVDLDESSLQALGHWPWPRERLAALSDELLQRQQVAALGVDLVFPEPTPGDPALARAWQGRPVLTGFYLSADRGGLRSGQPPQPLFALPGPRPSGLPPWNGLAANTPTLAAAAPRGGFFNVVPDTDGLVRSVPGVAVLDGQAWPSLALAMALQAAGQPAVQPELQAAGAGRAPLLEALRVLPAGQAAQRLALDEHGQWRVPFQGPGGPGGGSFRYLSAAEVLAGHLPAGSLRGQLVLLGSSAPGLADLRATPVNPALPGVEIHALMLAGLLGGHLAQRPAWAPGYEAGLILLTLTATAWAVRRRSPARALTALAGVGAAVVGQALAWQQADRVLPLASALLLGGLYAAALLTRGLMHEWQQRRTLQRLFEQYLPPARARALAARGDTQALEASNRELTILFCDLRGFTTLSEHLPPQALRDLLNRYFGTVTDIVHRHGGTLDKFIGDAAMAFWNAPIAQPDHAVRAVRAALDLAQAAGPLSAQLRAQGLPGVRFGIGLATGTVCVGDLGTPQRRTYTAVGDAVNLAARLEALTRELDVALLVADSTRAACGQQLDAAVDWLEVDECQVKGRQQSVTVFTVLPASSPNRSTQQAQVQNWVLALRAARGDDARTARALLASLQQSLMPDAAALSTAPSHATAPAPWAALCARLSARLAQAPEADGTP, encoded by the coding sequence ATGGCCCTGCCGCGGCCCGGCGCTGCGTTCTGGGCGGGCCTGGGCCTGGCCGGATTGGGCCTCTGGCACGCCCTGCTGGCCCCACTGCCCCTGCTGGCCCGGCTGGAGCAGGTCACCGAGGACTGGCGCCAGCAACTGCGCAGTCAGCCGGTCACACCCCACCCCGACATCGCCATCGTCGATCTGGACGAGTCCAGCCTGCAGGCCCTGGGGCACTGGCCCTGGCCCCGCGAACGCCTGGCCGCCCTGAGCGACGAGCTGCTGCAGCGCCAGCAGGTGGCCGCCCTGGGCGTGGACCTGGTCTTCCCCGAGCCCACCCCCGGTGACCCCGCCCTCGCCCGCGCCTGGCAGGGCCGGCCGGTGCTCACCGGCTTCTACCTGAGCGCCGACCGCGGTGGCCTGCGCAGCGGGCAGCCTCCTCAACCCCTCTTTGCCCTGCCGGGCCCCCGACCCTCGGGCCTGCCGCCCTGGAACGGGCTGGCGGCCAACACCCCCACCCTGGCGGCCGCCGCGCCACGCGGAGGCTTCTTCAACGTGGTGCCCGACACCGACGGCCTGGTGCGCTCGGTGCCCGGCGTGGCGGTGCTGGACGGCCAGGCCTGGCCCTCGCTGGCCCTGGCCATGGCCCTGCAGGCCGCCGGCCAGCCCGCGGTGCAACCCGAGCTGCAAGCCGCCGGCGCCGGCCGGGCGCCGCTGCTGGAGGCCCTGCGCGTGCTGCCGGCCGGCCAGGCTGCGCAGCGCCTGGCCCTGGACGAGCACGGCCAGTGGCGCGTGCCCTTCCAGGGGCCGGGCGGGCCTGGGGGCGGCAGCTTCCGCTACCTCAGCGCCGCCGAGGTGCTGGCCGGCCACCTGCCGGCGGGCAGCCTGCGTGGCCAGCTGGTGCTGCTGGGCAGCTCGGCGCCCGGTCTGGCCGATCTGCGGGCCACCCCCGTCAACCCGGCCCTGCCCGGCGTGGAGATCCACGCCCTGATGCTGGCCGGCCTGCTCGGTGGCCACCTGGCCCAGCGGCCCGCCTGGGCCCCCGGCTACGAAGCCGGGCTCATCCTGCTGACACTGACCGCCACCGCCTGGGCCGTGCGCCGGCGCAGCCCGGCCCGGGCCCTGACCGCCTTGGCCGGCGTGGGCGCGGCCGTGGTGGGCCAGGCCCTGGCTTGGCAGCAGGCCGACCGCGTGCTGCCGCTGGCCAGCGCGCTGCTGCTGGGCGGGCTGTATGCGGCCGCCCTGCTCACCCGCGGCCTGATGCATGAATGGCAGCAGCGCCGCACCCTCCAGCGGCTCTTCGAACAGTACCTGCCCCCCGCCCGGGCCCGCGCGCTGGCGGCCCGGGGCGACACCCAGGCCCTGGAGGCCAGCAACCGCGAGCTCACCATCCTCTTCTGCGACCTGCGCGGCTTCACCACCCTGAGCGAGCACCTGCCGCCGCAAGCCCTGCGCGACTTGCTCAACCGCTACTTCGGCACCGTCACCGACATCGTCCACCGCCATGGCGGCACGCTGGACAAGTTCATCGGCGACGCGGCCATGGCCTTCTGGAACGCCCCCATCGCCCAGCCGGACCACGCGGTGCGCGCCGTCCGCGCCGCACTGGATCTGGCCCAGGCCGCCGGCCCGCTCAGCGCCCAACTGCGCGCCCAGGGCCTGCCCGGCGTGCGCTTCGGCATCGGCCTGGCCACCGGCACCGTGTGCGTGGGCGACCTGGGCACGCCCCAGCGCCGCACCTACACCGCCGTGGGCGATGCGGTGAACCTGGCCGCCCGGCTGGAAGCCCTCACCCGCGAACTGGACGTGGCACTGCTGGTGGCCGACAGCACCCGCGCCGCCTGCGGCCAGCAGCTCGACGCCGCGGTGGACTGGCTGGAGGTGGACGAATGCCAGGTCAAGGGGCGCCAGCAGAGTGTGACCGTCTTCACAGTGCTGCCCGCTTCCTCCCCAAACCGGTCGACGCAGCAGGCGCAAGTGCAGAATTGGGTGCTTGCGTTGCGGGCCGCCCGAGGGGACGATGCCCGAACCGCCCGCGCCCTCCTGGCGTCCCTGCAACAGAGTCTCATGCCCGACGCCGCCGCTTTGTCCACCGCCCCGTCTCACGCCACGGCGCCCGCCCCCTGGGCCGCCCTGTGCGCGCGCCTGAGCGCCCGGCTGGCGCAGGCCCCCGAAGCGGACGGTACCCCATGA
- a CDS encoding Stp1/IreP family PP2C-type Ser/Thr phosphatase yields MPLRLEYSSALDVGRARHNNEDAVLIDPSLGLCILADGMGGYNAGEVASDMATKAMRDTFRQWLLGLTQAPAEAEVAQALVAAAQEANRQVFTAANTVAAYAGMGTTLVAAVFERQHVWIGHLGDSRAYRLRNGRLGQLTRDHSLLQEQVDAGLLTQEEAAYALHRNLVTRAIGVEPQVVLEVHPHDVKAGDTILLCSDGLSDMLSDTQIAQVLQINNSLDEQAAALVEAANAAGGRDNISVILAKLH; encoded by the coding sequence GTGCCACTGCGCCTTGAATACAGCAGCGCGCTCGACGTCGGCCGCGCGCGCCACAACAACGAAGACGCTGTCCTGATCGATCCCAGCCTGGGCCTGTGCATCCTGGCCGATGGCATGGGCGGCTACAACGCGGGCGAGGTCGCCAGCGACATGGCGACCAAGGCCATGCGCGACACCTTCCGCCAATGGCTGCTGGGCCTGACCCAGGCGCCGGCCGAGGCCGAGGTCGCCCAGGCCCTGGTGGCCGCCGCCCAGGAGGCCAACCGTCAGGTCTTCACCGCCGCCAACACGGTGGCCGCCTATGCCGGCATGGGCACCACCCTGGTGGCCGCCGTCTTCGAGCGCCAGCACGTCTGGATCGGGCACCTGGGGGACTCGCGGGCGTATCGCCTGCGCAACGGTCGCCTGGGCCAGCTGACCCGCGACCACTCCCTGCTGCAGGAGCAGGTCGATGCCGGCCTGCTGACCCAGGAGGAAGCGGCCTATGCGCTGCACCGCAACCTCGTGACCCGGGCCATAGGGGTCGAACCTCAGGTGGTTCTCGAGGTGCACCCGCATGATGTGAAGGCGGGCGACACCATCCTGCTGTGCTCCGACGGGCTCTCCGACATGCTGTCGGACACGCAGATCGCCCAGGTCCTGCAGATCAACAACTCACTGGACGAGCAGGCCGCAGCGCTGGTGGAAGCCGCCAACGCCGCAGGCGGACGGGATAACATCTCCGTCATCCTGGCCAAATTGCATTAA
- a CDS encoding PglL family O-oligosaccharyltransferase, which translates to MQTTRLTLHMQFTALLALTAPSLLAVNVSPSTTLLNQLLAVGGWGALIACLPVRPGRGAWSAVTMPLTVLAVLVVEALWSWHSGLPSSLALSAIAMMVCAGTVLWAAQASVRQDGPEARGANSDVDAEADGAGGPLLQPVLAALLMAGVLSSVIALLQVFAPQWTDGEWIARSGLPGRAVGNLRQPNHLSTLILFGLIALVPLVEAGRVWGLRLHRGLALALGLLMIEAVVLTASRTGMVATLLLAGWGLLDKGLSRRTRIALVAVPVVYGLCWLGMAGWARESSHVFGGEARLAEKDLSSSRGAIWKNTVSLIAAQPWTGVGWGEFNFAWTLTAFPDRPVAFFDHTHNLLLQFAVELGLPVAALLSTLLVATLVLALRRSRAQPAEAGVAARAALVMVLLAGLHSLLEYPLWYAYFLLPTAWALGHALRRPPVLRQEVLSVTPPSAWAPRLAGALMTAGALFALQDYYRVVLIYQPGDATTSLAERIRDGQHSVFFSYQADYALATTTEPPAQALGAFETATHALLDTRLMMAWARALDGSGHPDEARTLAQRLREFRNPAADDFFAVCEDETQIPRPFQCEAPAHVVPWRGFMPAKD; encoded by the coding sequence ATGCAGACGACCCGCCTCACACTGCACATGCAGTTCACGGCCCTCCTCGCCCTCACCGCCCCCTCCCTCCTCGCCGTCAACGTCAGCCCCTCCACCACGCTGCTCAACCAGTTGCTGGCCGTGGGGGGATGGGGCGCGTTGATCGCCTGTCTGCCGGTTCGACCGGGGCGGGGGGCCTGGAGCGCAGTGACCATGCCCTTGACGGTGCTGGCGGTGCTGGTGGTCGAGGCGCTCTGGTCCTGGCACAGCGGCCTGCCCTCGTCGCTGGCGCTGTCGGCCATCGCGATGATGGTTTGCGCCGGCACGGTCTTGTGGGCGGCCCAGGCGAGCGTGCGCCAGGACGGGCCTGAGGCGCGTGGCGCCAACTCGGACGTGGACGCAGAAGCGGATGGCGCTGGCGGCCCGCTGCTGCAGCCGGTGCTGGCCGCCCTGCTGATGGCCGGCGTGCTCAGCAGTGTCATTGCGCTGCTGCAGGTCTTCGCCCCCCAGTGGACGGACGGCGAGTGGATCGCCCGATCCGGCCTGCCGGGCCGGGCGGTGGGCAATCTGCGGCAACCCAACCACCTCAGCACGCTGATCCTCTTCGGCCTGATCGCGCTGGTGCCGCTGGTCGAAGCCGGGCGGGTGTGGGGTCTGCGGCTGCACCGCGGCCTGGCGCTGGCCCTGGGCCTGCTGATGATCGAGGCGGTGGTGCTGACGGCCTCGCGCACCGGCATGGTGGCCACGCTGTTGCTGGCCGGCTGGGGTCTGCTGGACAAGGGTCTGTCGCGCCGCACCCGCATCGCCCTGGTGGCGGTGCCGGTGGTGTATGGGCTGTGCTGGCTGGGCATGGCCGGCTGGGCGCGCGAAAGCAGCCATGTCTTCGGTGGCGAAGCCCGGCTGGCCGAGAAGGACCTGTCCTCCTCCCGTGGGGCCATCTGGAAGAACACGGTGTCACTGATCGCGGCCCAGCCCTGGACGGGCGTGGGCTGGGGCGAGTTCAATTTCGCCTGGACGCTGACGGCCTTCCCCGACCGGCCGGTGGCCTTCTTCGACCACACCCACAACCTGCTGCTGCAGTTCGCGGTGGAACTGGGCTTGCCCGTGGCGGCCCTGCTGAGCACGCTGCTGGTGGCCACCCTGGTGCTGGCGCTGCGGCGCAGCCGCGCCCAGCCGGCCGAAGCCGGTGTGGCGGCGCGCGCCGCGCTGGTGATGGTGCTGCTGGCCGGCCTGCACAGCCTGCTGGAGTACCCGCTGTGGTATGCCTACTTCCTGCTGCCCACCGCCTGGGCGCTGGGCCACGCGTTGCGCCGCCCGCCCGTGCTTCGGCAGGAGGTGCTGTCCGTCACGCCGCCCTCGGCCTGGGCTCCGCGCCTGGCGGGCGCGCTGATGACGGCCGGCGCCCTGTTCGCGCTGCAGGACTACTACCGCGTGGTGCTGATCTACCAACCGGGCGATGCCACCACCTCGCTGGCCGAGCGCATCCGCGACGGGCAGCACAGCGTGTTCTTCAGCTACCAGGCCGACTATGCGCTGGCCACCACCACCGAGCCGCCGGCACAGGCGCTGGGCGCCTTCGAAACCGCCACCCACGCCTTGCTGGACACCCGCCTGATGATGGCCTGGGCGCGGGCCCTGGATGGTTCCGGCCACCCGGACGAGGCCCGCACGCTGGCGCAGCGCCTGCGCGAGTTCCGCAACCCGGCGGCGGACGACTTCTTCGCCGTCTGCGAGGACGAGACGCAGATCCCCCGCCCCTTCCAGTGCGAAGCGCCAGCGCATGTCGTGCCCTGGCGCGGCTTCATGCCGGCCAAGGACTGA
- the moaC gene encoding cyclic pyranopterin monophosphate synthase MoaC gives MTQPLTHFDAEGQAHMVDVAAKSETHRVARACGSIRMLPATLALVASGTAKKGDVLGIARIAAIQASKRTAELVPLCHPLPLTRVAVDFALDESASAVHITVQAETLGRTGVEMEALTAVQVGLLTIYDMLKAVDRGMVMGDIRLLEKRGGKSGHWVAGDPA, from the coding sequence ATGACCCAGCCCCTCACCCATTTCGACGCCGAAGGCCAGGCCCACATGGTGGATGTGGCGGCCAAGAGCGAGACCCACCGCGTGGCCCGGGCCTGCGGCAGCATCCGCATGCTGCCAGCCACCCTGGCCCTGGTGGCCAGCGGCACGGCCAAGAAGGGCGACGTGCTGGGCATTGCCCGCATCGCGGCCATCCAGGCCAGCAAGCGCACCGCCGAATTGGTTCCGCTGTGCCACCCGCTGCCACTCACCCGCGTGGCGGTGGACTTCGCGCTGGACGAGTCGGCCAGTGCCGTGCACATCACCGTGCAGGCCGAAACCCTGGGCCGCACCGGCGTCGAGATGGAGGCCCTGACCGCCGTGCAGGTGGGCCTGCTGACCATCTACGACATGTTGAAGGCCGTGGACCGCGGCATGGTGATGGGCGACATCCGTCTGCTGGAAAAGCGCGGTGGCAAGAGCGGCCACTGGGTGGCCGGCGACCCGGCCTGA
- a CDS encoding M48 family metalloprotease, with protein sequence MSKNAFPARRLMRPGTLALALAAALATAEAPVARAQVNLPALGDSVSEDLDINAENRLGERIMMEIRQDPDYLDDPVLSDYIRSIWQPLVQAAQDAGYLEPDRARLFAWETFEVREKSINAFALPGGHVGVHLGLIAMTGSSDELASVLGHELTHVVQRHIARSMAAQKRQSMLSMAGMVLGLIAATHSRNVDAANAVVMGSQAAAIQSQLNFSREMEREADHIGLQLMERAGFASSGMAQMFQKLEASSRLNDSNQYPYLRSHPLTIERISDARLRMNDSPSHRPPSVAVHALMQARARVLMDTGEMSLRRLQQQAQPGSPAIDTARLGALYAGALASMKLREFEQARRIADNALSLAREHFADEAAAVRDLNLLNLEIEVAMNRPDQPLATALAPLAKDDSRPVLLARADAALAWQRAGDAAAPAEVRRAMEALQTWVTEHKNDTLAWQALSLCAEAQGLRLRSLRAAAEVAATQGDTAGAVDRFRTAQRLAKQDPNADYVEMAIIQSRLREMEAEKRREQDEDRN encoded by the coding sequence TTGTCCAAGAACGCTTTCCCGGCGCGGCGTCTGATGCGCCCTGGCACCCTCGCCCTGGCCCTGGCCGCGGCACTGGCCACCGCCGAGGCCCCCGTCGCCCGGGCCCAGGTCAACCTGCCCGCGCTGGGCGATTCGGTGTCCGAGGACCTGGACATCAATGCCGAGAACCGGCTGGGCGAGCGGATCATGATGGAGATCCGCCAGGACCCGGACTACCTGGACGATCCGGTGCTGAGCGACTACATCCGCTCGATCTGGCAGCCGCTGGTGCAGGCCGCCCAGGATGCGGGTTACCTGGAGCCCGACCGCGCCCGGCTCTTCGCCTGGGAAACCTTCGAGGTGCGCGAGAAATCGATCAACGCCTTCGCCCTGCCCGGCGGCCATGTGGGCGTGCACCTGGGCCTGATCGCCATGACCGGCAGCAGCGACGAACTGGCCTCGGTGCTGGGCCACGAGCTCACCCACGTGGTGCAGCGGCACATTGCCCGCAGCATGGCGGCGCAGAAGCGCCAGAGCATGCTGTCCATGGCCGGCATGGTGCTGGGCCTGATCGCCGCGACCCACAGCCGCAACGTCGACGCGGCCAATGCGGTGGTGATGGGCAGCCAGGCCGCGGCCATCCAGAGCCAGCTGAACTTCTCGCGCGAGATGGAGCGCGAGGCCGACCACATCGGCCTGCAGCTGATGGAGCGGGCGGGCTTCGCCTCTTCGGGCATGGCGCAGATGTTCCAGAAGCTCGAAGCCAGTTCGCGCCTGAACGACAGCAACCAGTACCCCTACCTGCGCAGCCACCCGCTGACGATCGAGCGCATCAGCGACGCCCGCCTGCGCATGAACGACTCCCCCTCGCACCGCCCGCCCAGCGTGGCCGTGCACGCCCTGATGCAGGCGCGTGCGCGGGTGCTGATGGACACCGGCGAGATGTCGCTGCGGCGGCTGCAGCAGCAGGCGCAGCCGGGCTCCCCGGCCATCGACACCGCGCGCCTGGGCGCGCTCTACGCCGGCGCATTGGCCTCGATGAAGCTGCGCGAATTCGAACAGGCCCGCCGCATCGCCGACAACGCCCTGAGCCTGGCGCGCGAGCACTTCGCCGACGAGGCCGCGGCGGTGCGCGACCTGAACCTGCTGAACCTGGAGATCGAGGTGGCGATGAACCGCCCCGATCAGCCCCTGGCCACCGCGCTGGCCCCGCTGGCCAAGGACGACTCGCGCCCGGTGCTGCTGGCCCGGGCCGACGCAGCCCTGGCCTGGCAGCGCGCGGGAGATGCGGCGGCGCCGGCCGAGGTGCGTCGCGCCATGGAGGCCCTGCAGACCTGGGTGACCGAGCACAAGAACGACACCCTGGCCTGGCAGGCCCTGTCCCTGTGCGCCGAGGCCCAGGGCCTGCGGCTGCGCTCGCTGCGCGCGGCCGCCGAGGTGGCCGCCACCCAGGGCGACACCGCGGGTGCGGTGGACCGCTTCCGCACGGCCCAGCGCCTGGCCAAGCAGGACCCCAACGCCGACTACGTGGAAATGGCCATCATCCAATCGCGCCTGCGCGAGATGGAAGCCGAGAAGCGCCGCGAGCAGGACGAGGACAGGAACTGA
- a CDS encoding FHA domain-containing protein, whose amino-acid sequence MGKLVVSLDNVVLKEVVIQKERTTLGRRPYNDIVIDNLAVSGEHAVLLSVGEDVFIEDLNSTNGTYINGKAIKKQLLSNGDVIEIGKYRIKYIGAEVADYEKTMVLRPGSLPPPAPPLPTVQMLPASIKVLNGGAAGREVLLTKAVTTVGKPGTQVASIAKRPTGYVLAHVEGDQRPTVNGSPLGEGVVPLKNGDIIELAGTQMQFIQG is encoded by the coding sequence ATGGGCAAGCTGGTCGTTTCACTCGACAACGTGGTTCTCAAGGAAGTGGTGATCCAGAAGGAGCGCACCACACTGGGCCGGCGCCCCTACAACGACATCGTGATCGACAACCTGGCGGTCAGCGGTGAGCACGCGGTGCTGCTGTCGGTGGGCGAAGACGTCTTCATCGAGGATCTGAACAGCACCAACGGCACTTACATCAACGGCAAGGCCATCAAGAAGCAGCTGCTGTCCAACGGCGACGTCATCGAGATCGGCAAGTACCGCATCAAGTACATCGGCGCGGAAGTGGCCGATTACGAGAAGACCATGGTGCTGCGTCCGGGCAGCCTGCCCCCGCCGGCCCCACCCCTGCCCACCGTGCAGATGCTGCCGGCCTCCATCAAGGTGCTCAACGGCGGCGCCGCCGGCCGTGAGGTGCTGCTGACCAAGGCCGTCACCACCGTGGGCAAGCCCGGCACCCAGGTGGCCTCCATCGCCAAACGCCCCACCGGCTATGTGCTGGCCCATGTCGAGGGCGACCAGCGCCCCACCGTCAACGGCAGCCCGCTGGGTGAAGGCGTGGTGCCCTTGAAGAACGGCGACATCATCGAGCTGGCCGGCACCCAGATGCAATTCATCCAGGGCTGA
- a CDS encoding serine/threonine-protein kinase → MPTPSTQPASSLIDSSALPVETEGFHIVRLCAQSPHSELYEARVAGTDEAVALKVVRFGAQAEAPERFLREATAAGRLQHPAIVRTLGAGIVNQDGQPCGWLAMEWVPGSDLSRYAQPGRLLPEELVLRIGAVTAEALAHAHAQGVVHRDLKPGNLLFNPAAGGVLKVGDFGSARLLDQINSRSGLMVGTPCYMAPEQLSGVPLDGRCDLYALGVVLFELLTGQRPFDRSSMGETLAAIAGETPPPLLARRPELPAVLGDVLSRLLAKSPGDRHADGHTLARELRLIARLCEANRAVEDGHNGSIHKNNSRIEPRATAP, encoded by the coding sequence GTGCCCACGCCCAGCACGCAGCCGGCCTCGTCGCTGATCGACAGTTCCGCGCTGCCGGTCGAGACCGAGGGCTTTCACATCGTCCGCCTGTGCGCGCAAAGCCCGCACAGCGAGCTCTACGAGGCCCGTGTGGCCGGCACCGACGAGGCCGTGGCCTTGAAGGTGGTGCGCTTCGGCGCGCAGGCGGAAGCCCCGGAGCGCTTCCTGCGCGAAGCCACCGCCGCCGGCCGACTGCAACACCCGGCCATCGTCCGCACCCTGGGGGCGGGCATCGTCAACCAGGACGGCCAGCCCTGCGGCTGGCTGGCCATGGAATGGGTGCCCGGCAGCGACCTGAGCCGCTATGCCCAACCCGGCCGGCTGCTGCCCGAGGAACTGGTGCTGCGCATCGGCGCCGTCACCGCCGAGGCCCTGGCCCATGCGCACGCCCAAGGCGTGGTGCACCGCGACCTCAAGCCCGGCAACCTGCTGTTCAACCCGGCCGCCGGCGGCGTGCTGAAGGTGGGCGACTTCGGCAGCGCCCGTCTGCTGGACCAGATCAACAGCCGCAGCGGCCTGATGGTGGGCACCCCCTGCTACATGGCGCCCGAACAGCTCAGCGGCGTGCCGCTGGATGGCCGCTGCGACCTCTACGCCCTGGGCGTGGTGCTGTTTGAGTTGCTGACCGGGCAGCGCCCCTTCGACCGCAGTTCCATGGGCGAAACCCTGGCAGCCATTGCCGGCGAAACCCCGCCCCCCTTGCTGGCACGCCGCCCCGAACTGCCGGCGGTGCTGGGGGATGTGCTGAGCCGGCTGCTGGCCAAGTCGCCGGGCGACCGCCACGCCGACGGGCACACGCTGGCGCGTGAATTGCGCCTCATTGCCCGGCTTTGTGAAGCCAACAGGGCCGTGGAGGACGGCCACAATGGATCCATCCACAAGAACAACAGCAGGATAGAACCCCGTGCCACTGCGCCTTGA
- a CDS encoding pilin, with product MKRVQQGFTLIELMIVVAIIGILAAVALPAYQDYLARSQMTEALSLADGQKTAVAEIYGQTGACPTNGNDGVAAATDIKGQYVAQVEVGGTAPDCTIVATMAATGIAAGLQSKTLTMTMTDNAGSISWTCTSSADQKYLPKSCTHA from the coding sequence ATGAAGCGTGTCCAACAAGGTTTCACCCTCATCGAACTGATGATCGTCGTGGCGATCATCGGCATTCTGGCCGCCGTCGCCCTGCCGGCTTACCAGGACTATCTGGCCCGTTCCCAAATGACCGAGGCCCTGTCGCTGGCTGACGGCCAAAAGACCGCCGTGGCCGAGATCTACGGTCAAACGGGTGCCTGCCCCACCAATGGCAACGATGGTGTCGCCGCTGCTACCGACATCAAGGGCCAGTATGTCGCCCAAGTGGAAGTGGGTGGTACGGCTCCTGACTGCACGATCGTTGCCACGATGGCCGCAACGGGTATTGCTGCCGGCCTTCAAAGCAAGACCCTGACCATGACCATGACCGACAACGCGGGCTCGATCAGCTGGACCTGCACTTCCAGTGCCGACCAAAAGTATCTGCCGAAGTCGTGCACACACGCTTAA
- a CDS encoding phage holin family protein — translation MKLLVRWVLLAAALGLVANLYSGVMVASFGSAMVAALVLGLFNTLVRPLLVLLTLPVTLVTLGLFLFVINALMFYWAAGLLDGFGVTGFGAALVGSLLYSLCGLVIDIAMERLFPQD, via the coding sequence ATCAAACTCCTCGTTCGCTGGGTGCTGCTGGCCGCGGCACTGGGTCTGGTGGCCAACCTCTACAGCGGGGTCATGGTGGCCAGTTTCGGCAGCGCGATGGTCGCGGCGCTGGTGCTGGGGCTGTTCAACACGCTGGTGCGGCCGCTGCTGGTGCTGCTCACCCTGCCGGTCACGCTGGTCACGCTGGGCCTGTTCCTCTTCGTGATCAATGCGCTGATGTTCTACTGGGCCGCCGGCCTGCTCGATGGCTTCGGCGTCACCGGCTTCGGCGCGGCCCTGGTCGGTTCGCTGCTCTACAGCCTGTGCGGCCTGGTCATCGACATCGCGATGGAGCGGCTCTTCCCGCAGGATTGA